In Streptomyces pluripotens, the genomic window TCACCCGACCGTGGCACGCCCAGCCCCCGGAGAACTCACCTTCGCCGCCCCGCGCGGAGCCAAGAAGCCGCCGCGGCACCTCGCCGACCTCACGCCCGCCGAGCGCAAGGACGCGGTGGCTGAGATCGGTGAGAAGCCCTTCCGCGCCAAACAGCTCTCGCAGCAGTACTTCGCGCGGTACGCGCACGACCCGGAACAGTGGACCGACATTCCCGCCGGGTCGCGCGGCAAACTCAGGGAAGCGTTGTTCCCGGAGCTGATGACCGTCGTCCGGCACCTGTCGACGGACCAGGGGACCACGCGCAAGACGCTGTGGAGGCTGTTCGACGGCACGCTGGTGGAGTCCGTGCTGATGCGCTACCCGGACCGGGTGACCATGTGCATCAGCTCGCAGGCGGGATGCGGGATGAACTGCCCGTTCTGTGCCACGGGGCAGGCGGGGCTGGACCGGAATCTGTCCACCGCCGAGATCGTCCACCAGATCGTGGACGGGATGCGTGCCCTGCGCGACGGCGAGGTACCCGGGGGGCCGGCCCGGCTGTCCAACATCGTCTTCATGGGCATGGGTGAGCCGCTCGCCAACTACAACCGGGTCGTGCGGGCGATTCGGGCACTGACGGACCCGGCTCCCGACGGACTCGGGCTCTCGCAGCGGGGCATCACCGTCTCGACCGTCGGACTCGTGCCGGCCATCCACCGGTTCGCCGACGAGGGCTTCAGGTGCCGGTTGGCGATCTCCCTGCACGCCCCCGACGACGAGTTGCGCGACACCCTGGTGCCCGTGAACACCCGGTGGAAGGTGCGCGAGGTGCTGGACGCCGGCTTCGAATACGCGGCGAAGTCCGGACGCCGGCTGTCCATCGAGTACGCCCTGATCCGGGACATCAACGACCAGGCCTGGCGCGGCGACCGGCTCGGCCGGCTGCTCAGGGGCAAGCCCGTGCACGTCAACCTCATCCCGCTCAACCCGACCCCGGGGTCCAAGTGGACGGCCTCCAGGCCGGCGGACGAGAAGGCGTTCGTCGAGGCCATCGCGGCGCACGGTGTGCCCGTCACCATCCGGGACACCCGCGGTCAGGAGATCGACGGGGCATGTGGTCAGCTCGCGGCCACCGAGCGGTAACCTGACTCCGTCCACGTATTCTCACATCTTCATATTCCGACAGGGGAGCGCCACAGCGCTGAGAGTGCGGCAACCGGGCCGCAGACCCTCTGAACCTCGCCCAGGTCATTCTGGGTAGGAAGTTCGGTCTTCGCTCAAGCTGTTGCGCCCTGCCTGGTCTCCTTCGAGGAGCCCGGGCAGGGCCGCGTCTCTTCCTGGTCAACCCCAGGAGGACATCCAGTGCACACCAAGAACCTCGTGGCCGTGACGGTCGGTCTCGGCCTGGTCGCGCTGCCCGCGCTCACCGCGTGCGGCTCGACCGACGCCAAGAAGTCCGCGGACTCCAAGACCGTGACCCTGGTCAGCCACGCATCGTGGAGCGTGTCCAAGAACGTCATCAAGGACTTCGAGAAGCAGTCCGGATACCGGGTCAGGGTCCTCAGGGACGGCGATGCCGGGCAGGCCGTCAACAAGGCGATCCTCACCAAGGACCATCCGCAGGGCGACGTCTTCTTCGGCGTCGACAACACCCTGCTGTCCCGGGCCCTCGACAACGGCCTGTTCCAGCCCTACCAGGCGAAGGGCTCCGATCTGGTCCTTCCGGAGTACCGTGTCGACCAGGGCAAGCACCGCGTCACGCCCATCGACACCGGCGACATCTGCGTGAACTACGACAAGGCGTACTTCAGCAAGCACAAGCTGACCCCGCCCCAGTCCTTCGCTGACCTGGCCAAGCCCGAGTACAAGAACCTGCTCGTCACTGAGAACGCGGCCACCTCCTCGCCGGGCCTCGGCTTCCTGCTGGGCAGCGCGGCGAAGTTCGGAGACCAGGGCTGGCCGGACTACTGGAAGAAGCTCAAGGCCAACGGAGTCAAGGTCGTCGACGGCTGGGAGCAGGCCTACTACCAGGAGTTCTCCGGCTCCTCCGAGGGGAAGAAGGCCGGCGGGGACCGGCCGCTGGTGGTGTCGTACGCCTCCTCACCGCCCGCCGAGGTGATCTTTGCCAAGAAGCGGCCCAGCACCGCGCCCACCGGGGTCGCCTACGGGACCTGCTTCCGGCAGACCGAATACGCGGGCCTGCTGAGCAACGCGACGAACACCAAGGGCGGCAAGGCGTTCCTCGACTTCCTGCTCACCAAGGAGTTCCAGGAGGACATGCCGCTGAAGATGTTCGTCTACCCGGTGCGCAAGGGTGCCCAGGTACCGCCGGACTTCACCAAGTACGGCCCGCCGGCCAAGGACCCCGAGACCATGTCCCCCGGCAGCATCGCCACCCATCGTGATCAGTGGGTCAAGTCGTGGACGTCGCTGATACTGAAGTAGCCCGGCGGGGTGCGGCGCGCGGGAGCGCGGCGCGGCTGGGGCTCATGGTCCTGCCCGTCGCGTTCTTCGCGCTGTTCTTCGCCTGGCCGGTGACCGCGATCGTCACGCGCGGGCTCAGGGCCGACGGGACCTGGCGACTGGGGCGGATCGCGGATGTCGTCACACAGCCGGACATCCAGCACGTGCTCTGGTTCACCACCTGGCAGGCGCTCGCCTCCACCGCGCTCACCCTGCTGCTGGCACTGCCCGCCGCCTACGTCTTCGCCCGCCTCGACTTCCCGGGCAGACAACTGCTGCGGGCCGTCGTCACCATTCCGTTCGTACTCCCGACCGTCGTCGCCGGCACCGCCTTCCTGGCGCTGGTCGGGCACAACGGGCTGCTTGACCAGCTCTGGGGCGTACGGCTGGACACCACCGTGTGGGCGATCCTGCTGGCCCACGTCTTCTTCAACTACGCGGTCGTCGTACGGACGGTCGGCGGGCTGTGGGCCCAGCTCGACCCGCGGCAGGAGGAGGCCGCCCGGATGCTGGGCGTCTCGCCGCTGACGGCGTGGCGGAAGGTCACCCTGCCCGCGCTCGCGCCCGCCGTGGCCGCCGCCGCCCTGATGGTGTTCCTGTTCACCTTCACCTCCTTCGGCGTGGTGCAGATCCTCGGCGGACCCACCTTCGCCACCGTTGAAGTGGAGATCTACCGGCAGACCTCCGAGATCTTCGACCTGTCCACGGCCGCAGTCCTCACCCTCGTGCAGTTCGTCGCGGTCGGCGCGATCCTCGCCGTGCACGCCTGGACCCTACGGCGGCGGGAGACGGCCCTGCGACTGGTTGACGCATCAGTGACCGCCCGCCGGCCCCGCGGGGCCGCGCAGTGGGCGCTGCTCGTCGGGGTCCTCGCCACCGTCGGGCTGCTGCTCGTCCTACCACTCGCCGTGCTGGTCCAGCGTTCCCTCGACGCGCCCGGCTTCGGCTATTACCGGGCGCTCACCGACCCCGACGGCGGTACCTTGCTGGTGGCGCCGGTGCACGCGGTGTGGACCTCGCTGGAGTACGCCCTCGCCGCCACCGTGATCGCGGTGCTGATCGGGGGGTTCGCCGCCGCCGCACTGGCCCGCCGGGACGCGGGACGGCTGGTGCGGGGTTTCGATGCGCTGCTGATGCTGCCGCTCGGCGTGTCCGCGGTGACCGTCGGCTTCGGGTTCCTGATCGCGCTCGACCGGCCGCCGCTGGACCTGCGGCAGTCCTGGATCTTGGTGCCGCTCGCGCAGGCGTTGGTGGGAGCCCCCTTCGTCGTACGGACGATGCTGCCCGTGCTGCGCGCGGTGGACGAGCGGCTCAGGGAGGCGGCCGCCGTACTCGGGGCCTCGCCCTGGCGGGTGTGGCGCGAGGTGGATCTGCCGATGGTACGGCGGGCGCTGCTGGTCGCCGCCGGATTCGCGTTCGCCGTCTCGCTCGGCGAGTTCGGGGCGACCGTGTTCATCGCCCGGTCTGACAATCCGACGCTCCCGGTCGCCGTGGCCCGGCTGCTCAGCCGTCCAGGGGAACTCAACTACGGCCAGGCCATGGCCCTTTCAACCATTCTGATGGTGGTGTGCGCCGTGGCTCTGCTGATCCTGGAACGGCTGCGCACCGATCGGACGGGGGAGTTCTGATGCTGCTCAGCCTTGAGGCCGCAACCGTGCGCTTCGGTGGGCGGGCCGTGCTCGACGCGGTCGACCTCGACGTCGCCGAGCACGAGGTGGTGTGTGTGCTCGGGCCGAGCGGCAGCGGCAAGTCGACGCTGCTCCGGGCGGTTGCCGGACTGCAGCCGCTGGACCGTGGGCGGGTGCTGCTCGACGGCCGTGATCGAACGGGCGTGCCCGCGCACAAGCGTGGTGTGGGCCTGATGTTCCAGGATCACCAGCTCTTCCCGCAGCGGGACGTCGGAGCCAACGTGGCCTTCGGGCTGCGCATGCAGGGCGTGGCCAAGGGCGCACGGGATGGCGAGGTGAGCCAGTTGCTGGAGCTGGTCGGCCTGCCGGGGGCCGCCCGGCGGGCTGTGGCCGGGCTGTCCGGCGGTGAGCAGCAGCGTGTGGCCCTCGCCCGCGCACTCGCGCCCCGGCCCCGGCTGCTCATGCTGGACGAGCCGCTGGGCCAGCTCGACCGTTCGCTGCGAGAGCGCCTGGTGGTCGAACTGAGGGAACTCTTCGGCCGGCTGGGCACCACCGTGCTGGCCGTCACCCACGACCAGGGCGAGGCCTTCGCCTTGGCCGACCGGGTGGTGGTGATGCGGGACGGCCGGATTGCGCAGTCCGGTTCGCCCCTGGAGGTCTGGCAGCGGCCCGCCGACGCGTTCGTGGCCCGGTTCCTCGGCTTCGACAACGTGGTCCCGGCGACCGTCGCCGGTACGGTCGCCGACAGCCCGTGGGGCAAGCTACCGGTGCCGGACGGCTCACCACAGGGACGCCGCGCACTCCTCGTACGGCCCGCCGGGGTGAGGCTCGTGGCGGTCGATGCGGGCCTGCCCTGCACGGTGACCGCCCGCACCTTCAAGGGCACGCATGTGACCGTTCGCCTCCAGCCCGGGGACGGCCCGCTCCTGGAGGCGGCCTGCGCACTCCGGGACGCGCCGGATACCGGGGCTTCGGTGGGTGTCGCATTCGATGTGGCTGAAATCGTCGTGCTCGATTGATCACCACCCTCCTAGGGTTGGGTCATGACTTTGCTCACGCATGACCGCTACTGTGACGAAATCGCCCGTCAGGTCGTCCAGTTGAGGGACGTGGTGACCTCCGGTGCCGACCTGTCAGCCACCGTGCCGACCTGCCCCGACTGGTCGCTGGAAGACCTCGTACGGCACATGGGGGGTGCCCTGCGCTGGGTGGACGCCCTGGTGCGCGACCGGGCGCAGGAGAACATCCCCTCCGACCGGATTCCGCTGCGCGGGGGACCGGAGCAGCGGGGCGACGCATCGGCCCTGGACAAGTGGCTGGCCGAGACCGGCGAACTGGTCGTGGCCGCGTTGCGCGAGGCCGGACCGGACACCAGGGTGTGGAGCTGGCAGGGCACATCGACGTCCGGTTTCTGGGCCAGGCGGATGGCCAACGAGATCACCGTTCACCGCGCCGATGCCACCCTCGCCGCCGGGCTGCCTTTCGAGGTGGCGCCGGAGGTCGCCACCGACGCGTTGGACGAATGGCTGGATCTCACCGTGTGGTTCCAGCAGCGCAGGGGGGACCAGGAGCGTTACCGGCTGGACGGACCGACCCGCTCGATCCATCTCCACGCCACCGACGCCGACCCCGCTCTGAACGCCGAATGGCTCCTGGAGTTCGGGGCGGACGGCGTCCGCTGGCGCCGCGGACACGAGAAGGCGACGGTCGCCCTGCGTGGACCGCTCACCTCGGTCCTGCTCGCCTTCTACCGACGGCTGCCGCTGGACACCCCCGGACTTGACGTGTTGGGCGAGCGCGAGGTGCTGGACTTCTGGATGTCGCGGCCCGTCTTCGGCTGAGCACGACCGTGGCCCGCCTCCCCGGAAGGCAAGGCGGGCCACGGCGGCGGTCTGCGGAAGCGGCGTCAGCCGTCGTCGCGTGTCCCACGGCGGCGCATGCCGAGGAACACCGCGCCACCACCGACGACCACCAGGGTGGCCGCGACGCCCGCGATCAGGCCGGTATTGGAGCTGACACCGGTCTCGGCGAGGTCCGAGTCCCCGGCCGCCGGGGAGGGCGCGTTGCTCGACGTACCCGCCGCTGCGGAACGGGACTTTGAGGCCGACGGCGTCGGGGCTGCGGACCCGGTCGGGGACGGCGACTTGGAGGCCGTCGGCGGGGTTGTGGACTCCTCGGACGTGCAGGCGGAGGACGGGGTCGTCAGGCCACCGTCGATGTCCTGGTCCACGGAGCCGTCCGCCTTGATGTGGATGCGGTAGGTGGAGTTGGGCTTCCAGTCCTCCGGGAAGGTGACCGAAACGCCCTCGGCTGAACCCTTGACCTGCTGTTCGCCCACTTGCGTCTCGACACCGCTGTCACCCTTCAGGAAGACGGTGACCGTGGCCTCAGTACCGGAGGCGTCGGTGTCGGTAACGACTATGTCGCCCTTACCACCGTCGCACGTGGCTTCGGCCTTGAAGTCGCTGATGGCGCACGCGAGCGCGGAGCTCGACAGCCCCAGTACCGCCGCGGCCGAGGCGGCGGCAACTCCCAGGGCATGCGCGGAACGGCGAACGCTACGGCGAGTCATGGACACGTTTGTCCTTTGCGGATTGCTAACTGCGGGGGGTGAGGGGGAGTTGGGGCGACACCAGAGGTGAGGCACCATCACCCCCAGGAGGCTCAAAGGTTTATAAGCGCTCCGTGAGTAGTGTCAATGCATATGCCGTCAACGGCTGTTGACTTTACTCTCTCGTTAACCGCAGAGACGTTTGACCGTGTCCATGACCCGCCAGATCCGACCGGCGAGGGCGGTGCGATCCGACGCGCAGTGGTCCGGACCCCTCCGGTAGGGCAGTCCGGGCGAGCGGGATCAGCTCCCGACGGCGGCCGGGTCCATCCACATCACTTCCCAGGTGTGTCCGTCGAGGTCGTCGAAGGCTCGGCCGTACATGAAGCCCTGGTCCTGGGGCTCGCCGCTCGCCGTGCCACCCGCCGCGATCGCCTTGTCGGCCAACTCATCGACCTTCTCCCGGCTTTCGGCACTCAGGCAGACCAGCACCTCGCTGGTCTTGGTCGCGTCGGAGATCTCCTTCTTGGTGAAGGTCGCGTAGAACGGCTTGGTGAGCAGCATCGCGACGATGGTGTCACTGATCACCACGGCAGCCGCCTTCTCGTCGGTGAACCGCGGGTTGATGGTGTAACCGAGTGCCGTGAAGAACTTCTTCGACGCGTCCAGGTCGTCCACGGGCAGGTTGACGAAGATCATCTGCTGGTACATGAGGGCTTCTCCCGTCGGGGTTCCGTCGTGTGCGGAGCTACGCGGTTGATCGCGTTCGTCAGGTAGACCGGCGGTCCGCGCAGAACTCATCGGCGATCGGAGAAGTTTTTTCGCGCCGGTTCGTTCAGCGGGTCAGGGGCAGGGTCGCCAGCGCGGCGACCACCAGGGT contains:
- a CDS encoding thiamine ABC transporter substrate-binding protein, which translates into the protein MHTKNLVAVTVGLGLVALPALTACGSTDAKKSADSKTVTLVSHASWSVSKNVIKDFEKQSGYRVRVLRDGDAGQAVNKAILTKDHPQGDVFFGVDNTLLSRALDNGLFQPYQAKGSDLVLPEYRVDQGKHRVTPIDTGDICVNYDKAYFSKHKLTPPQSFADLAKPEYKNLLVTENAATSSPGLGFLLGSAAKFGDQGWPDYWKKLKANGVKVVDGWEQAYYQEFSGSSEGKKAGGDRPLVVSYASSPPAEVIFAKKRPSTAPTGVAYGTCFRQTEYAGLLSNATNTKGGKAFLDFLLTKEFQEDMPLKMFVYPVRKGAQVPPDFTKYGPPAKDPETMSPGSIATHRDQWVKSWTSLILK
- a CDS encoding ABC transporter permease — protein: MVLPVAFFALFFAWPVTAIVTRGLRADGTWRLGRIADVVTQPDIQHVLWFTTWQALASTALTLLLALPAAYVFARLDFPGRQLLRAVVTIPFVLPTVVAGTAFLALVGHNGLLDQLWGVRLDTTVWAILLAHVFFNYAVVVRTVGGLWAQLDPRQEEAARMLGVSPLTAWRKVTLPALAPAVAAAALMVFLFTFTSFGVVQILGGPTFATVEVEIYRQTSEIFDLSTAAVLTLVQFVAVGAILAVHAWTLRRRETALRLVDASVTARRPRGAAQWALLVGVLATVGLLLVLPLAVLVQRSLDAPGFGYYRALTDPDGGTLLVAPVHAVWTSLEYALAATVIAVLIGGFAAAALARRDAGRLVRGFDALLMLPLGVSAVTVGFGFLIALDRPPLDLRQSWILVPLAQALVGAPFVVRTMLPVLRAVDERLREAAAVLGASPWRVWREVDLPMVRRALLVAAGFAFAVSLGEFGATVFIARSDNPTLPVAVARLLSRPGELNYGQAMALSTILMVVCAVALLILERLRTDRTGEF
- a CDS encoding maleylpyruvate isomerase family mycothiol-dependent enzyme — its product is MTLLTHDRYCDEIARQVVQLRDVVTSGADLSATVPTCPDWSLEDLVRHMGGALRWVDALVRDRAQENIPSDRIPLRGGPEQRGDASALDKWLAETGELVVAALREAGPDTRVWSWQGTSTSGFWARRMANEITVHRADATLAAGLPFEVAPEVATDALDEWLDLTVWFQQRRGDQERYRLDGPTRSIHLHATDADPALNAEWLLEFGADGVRWRRGHEKATVALRGPLTSVLLAFYRRLPLDTPGLDVLGEREVLDFWMSRPVFG
- a CDS encoding VOC family protein, with protein sequence MYQQMIFVNLPVDDLDASKKFFTALGYTINPRFTDEKAAAVVISDTIVAMLLTKPFYATFTKKEISDATKTSEVLVCLSAESREKVDELADKAIAAGGTASGEPQDQGFMYGRAFDDLDGHTWEVMWMDPAAVGS
- the rlmN gene encoding 23S rRNA (adenine(2503)-C(2))-methyltransferase RlmN, which gives rise to MARPAPGELTFAAPRGAKKPPRHLADLTPAERKDAVAEIGEKPFRAKQLSQQYFARYAHDPEQWTDIPAGSRGKLREALFPELMTVVRHLSTDQGTTRKTLWRLFDGTLVESVLMRYPDRVTMCISSQAGCGMNCPFCATGQAGLDRNLSTAEIVHQIVDGMRALRDGEVPGGPARLSNIVFMGMGEPLANYNRVVRAIRALTDPAPDGLGLSQRGITVSTVGLVPAIHRFADEGFRCRLAISLHAPDDELRDTLVPVNTRWKVREVLDAGFEYAAKSGRRLSIEYALIRDINDQAWRGDRLGRLLRGKPVHVNLIPLNPTPGSKWTASRPADEKAFVEAIAAHGVPVTIRDTRGQEIDGACGQLAATER
- a CDS encoding ABC transporter ATP-binding protein; this encodes MLLSLEAATVRFGGRAVLDAVDLDVAEHEVVCVLGPSGSGKSTLLRAVAGLQPLDRGRVLLDGRDRTGVPAHKRGVGLMFQDHQLFPQRDVGANVAFGLRMQGVAKGARDGEVSQLLELVGLPGAARRAVAGLSGGEQQRVALARALAPRPRLLMLDEPLGQLDRSLRERLVVELRELFGRLGTTVLAVTHDQGEAFALADRVVVMRDGRIAQSGSPLEVWQRPADAFVARFLGFDNVVPATVAGTVADSPWGKLPVPDGSPQGRRALLVRPAGVRLVAVDAGLPCTVTARTFKGTHVTVRLQPGDGPLLEAACALRDAPDTGASVGVAFDVAEIVVLD
- a CDS encoding LAETG motif-containing sortase-dependent surface protein, yielding MTRRSVRRSAHALGVAAASAAAVLGLSSSALACAISDFKAEATCDGGKGDIVVTDTDASGTEATVTVFLKGDSGVETQVGEQQVKGSAEGVSVTFPEDWKPNSTYRIHIKADGSVDQDIDGGLTTPSSACTSEESTTPPTASKSPSPTGSAAPTPSASKSRSAAAGTSSNAPSPAAGDSDLAETGVSSNTGLIAGVAATLVVVGGGAVFLGMRRRGTRDDG